From Humisphaera borealis, the proteins below share one genomic window:
- a CDS encoding glutamine synthetase III family protein has product MATPRQEAIREIALSKHQLNRVDFKTTHIKELYGKNVFNEETQRARLPKPIFKALQKTIKQGAPLDPTVADAVASAMKDWAFEKGATHYTHLFQPMTGITAEKHDSFLAPDGVGGAIAEFSGKELIKGEPDASSFPSGGLRATFEARGYTAWDPTSPAYIMENPNGSTLVIPTAFLSWTGEALDKKTPLLKSMDALSVQAVRVLKLFGKTPDRVITTVGPEQEYFLIDKSFYYQRPDLLYCGRTLFGAPPPKGQELEDQYFGTIPERVLAYMAEVEAELFKLGVPVKTRHNEVAPSQYEIAPIFENSNLATDHQNLTQEILRKTADKYGLVCLLHEKPFAGINGSGKHNNWSMSTDTENLLEPGHTPHENAQFLVFTAAVLRAVTRYSKILRLAIASAHNDHRLGANEAPPAIISVFLGDQLNDIIEQIEKGGAKTSKQGGMFQTGVSVLPQLPKEAGDRNRTSPFAFTGNKFEFRAVGSSANISGANTVLNTIVAESLDYVATELEKIVAGGKTLTDAIQALLPGLIKESKKVIFNGNGYSAEWHAEAAKRGLPNLKNTVDALPVIIEAETIALFEKYKVYTAGELKSRYNILSEAYVKAIVIEGKTAVMMAKTMILPAALKYQKDVADSVASARAAGVANPPGVETLSSLVTAINALIKGLHTLEHAVGHEAEGEPFDHAKYARDSIIPALVATREAADTLEGIVGDDLWPLPKYREMLFIK; this is encoded by the coding sequence ATGGCCACTCCACGCCAGGAAGCGATCCGTGAGATCGCGCTTTCCAAGCATCAGCTCAACCGGGTTGACTTCAAGACCACCCACATCAAAGAGCTCTACGGCAAGAACGTCTTCAACGAAGAGACCCAGCGCGCCCGCCTGCCCAAGCCGATCTTCAAGGCCCTCCAGAAAACCATCAAGCAGGGCGCTCCGCTCGACCCGACTGTGGCCGACGCGGTGGCCAGCGCGATGAAGGACTGGGCGTTCGAAAAAGGCGCCACCCACTACACCCACCTGTTCCAGCCGATGACGGGCATTACCGCCGAGAAGCATGACAGCTTCCTGGCGCCCGACGGCGTGGGCGGCGCGATCGCCGAGTTCAGCGGCAAGGAGCTGATCAAGGGCGAGCCGGATGCATCGTCGTTCCCCTCCGGCGGACTTCGCGCGACGTTTGAGGCGCGCGGCTACACCGCGTGGGACCCGACCTCGCCGGCGTACATCATGGAGAACCCCAACGGGTCTACGCTGGTCATCCCGACGGCGTTCCTGTCGTGGACCGGCGAAGCGCTCGACAAGAAGACGCCGTTGCTGAAGTCGATGGACGCGCTGAGCGTGCAGGCGGTCCGCGTGCTGAAGCTGTTCGGCAAGACGCCAGACCGGGTGATCACCACGGTCGGGCCGGAGCAGGAATACTTCCTGATCGACAAGAGCTTTTACTACCAGCGGCCCGACCTGCTGTACTGCGGCCGCACCCTCTTCGGCGCCCCGCCGCCCAAGGGCCAGGAGCTGGAAGACCAGTACTTCGGCACCATTCCCGAGCGGGTGCTGGCGTACATGGCCGAGGTGGAAGCCGAGCTGTTCAAGCTGGGCGTGCCGGTGAAGACGCGGCATAACGAAGTGGCGCCGAGCCAGTACGAGATCGCGCCGATCTTCGAAAACAGCAATCTCGCGACCGACCACCAGAACCTGACGCAGGAAATCCTGCGGAAGACCGCCGACAAGTACGGCCTGGTCTGCCTGCTGCACGAGAAGCCGTTCGCCGGCATCAACGGCAGCGGCAAGCACAACAACTGGTCGATGTCGACCGACACCGAGAACCTGCTGGAACCGGGCCACACGCCGCACGAGAACGCGCAGTTCCTGGTGTTCACGGCGGCGGTGCTGCGGGCGGTGACGCGGTACAGCAAGATCCTCCGGCTGGCGATCGCGTCGGCCCACAACGACCACCGCCTGGGAGCCAACGAAGCCCCGCCGGCGATCATCTCGGTGTTCCTGGGCGACCAGCTCAACGACATCATCGAGCAGATCGAAAAAGGCGGCGCCAAGACGAGCAAGCAGGGAGGCATGTTCCAGACCGGGGTGAGCGTGCTGCCGCAGCTTCCGAAGGAAGCCGGCGACCGCAACCGCACGTCGCCGTTCGCGTTTACGGGCAACAAGTTCGAGTTCCGGGCGGTTGGTTCGAGCGCGAACATCAGCGGCGCCAACACCGTGCTGAACACGATCGTGGCCGAGTCGCTGGACTATGTGGCGACGGAACTGGAAAAGATTGTCGCCGGCGGCAAGACGCTGACCGACGCCATCCAGGCGCTGCTGCCGGGACTGATCAAGGAGAGCAAGAAGGTTATCTTCAACGGCAACGGCTACTCTGCCGAGTGGCACGCCGAGGCCGCGAAGCGTGGCCTGCCGAATCTGAAGAACACGGTCGACGCGTTGCCGGTGATCATTGAAGCCGAGACGATCGCGCTGTTCGAGAAGTACAAGGTGTACACCGCCGGCGAGCTTAAGAGCCGGTACAACATCCTGTCGGAGGCGTACGTCAAGGCGATCGTGATCGAGGGCAAGACGGCCGTGATGATGGCCAAGACGATGATCCTGCCGGCGGCGCTGAAGTACCAGAAAGACGTCGCCGACAGCGTGGCATCGGCCCGCGCGGCCGGCGTGGCCAATCCGCCGGGCGTGGAGACGCTCAGTTCGCTGGTGACGGCGATCAACGCGTTGATCAAGGGCCTGCACACGCTGGAACACGCCGTCGGCCACGAGGCCGAAGGCGAGCCGTTCGACCACGCGAAGTATGCCCGCGACAGCATCATCCCGGCGCTGGTCGCGACCCGCGAGGCGGCCGACACGCTGGAAGGCATCGTCGGCGACGACCTCTGGCCGCTGCCGAAGTACCGCGAAATGCTGTTCATCAAGTGA
- a CDS encoding Uma2 family endonuclease, which translates to MATTLQTPVNLPNETGVGEIPRLENGDRLTDHEFLRRYRAMPAVKKAELIEGRVYLGSPVSAVGHGEPHADIVGWLECYCAMTPGVFVGDNSTTQLDRDNVPQPDAYLRLDPSRGGQAKIGDHGYVNNAPELIVEVAATSAQYDLHEKLNVYRRNGVLEYIVWRTFDRAVDYFVLDNSEYVRKSPDADGIFRSRVFPGLWLAPAALLIRDMATVLKVLQQGIASPEHAEFVRPRA; encoded by the coding sequence ATGGCGACGACACTGCAAACGCCTGTAAATCTGCCGAATGAAACCGGGGTCGGGGAAATTCCGCGGCTGGAGAATGGCGACCGGTTGACCGACCACGAGTTCCTTCGCCGCTATCGGGCGATGCCCGCAGTAAAGAAGGCTGAACTGATTGAAGGGAGAGTCTACCTGGGGTCACCCGTATCGGCCGTCGGGCATGGGGAACCGCATGCCGACATCGTCGGATGGCTTGAATGCTACTGCGCCATGACACCGGGCGTCTTTGTCGGCGACAACTCGACGACCCAACTCGACCGCGACAACGTTCCCCAGCCCGATGCCTACCTGCGGCTCGATCCGTCGCGAGGCGGACAGGCCAAGATCGGTGACCACGGCTACGTCAACAACGCACCCGAGTTGATCGTCGAAGTCGCCGCCACCAGCGCCCAGTACGACCTGCACGAAAAACTCAACGTCTACCGCCGCAACGGCGTGCTCGAATACATCGTCTGGCGGACATTCGACAGGGCGGTGGACTACTTCGTTCTCGACAACAGCGAATACGTCCGCAAGTCGCCCGACGCCGATGGCATCTTCCGATCGCGCGTCTTCCCCGGGCTCTGGCTGGCTCCCGCGGCGTTGCTCATCCGCGATATGGCGACGGTGCTGAAAGTTTTACAGCAGGGGATCGCCTCGCCGGAGCACGCCGAGTTCGTTAGGCCACGAGCTTGA
- a CDS encoding anthranilate synthase component I family protein, which produces MPSLFSNPGKLVTSPTVRLDGNGSSRWAWPQEQARWLMAADSTGHAELRCGELSEGTTDNPLEALSTLPNYLRHADLPRDARWIGFLSYDLGRWFENLPTRAIELPGVPLFAFSLHGSDIPGTPVPLRASGLRSERAARLAVARQNYLAAIRRCIDYIAAGDIFQVNLSQRILAPLRENPIDIYRRLQELTPASFGAFLQYGDFALLCNSPELFFRVDPQPDGNRRIICRPIKGTRPLLPGMDAELRVSAKDQAELAMIVDLQRNDLGRICRIGSVKVSQARTIEAHPTVYHGVATIEGTLRPDVTFVDILRAMFPCGSVTGCPKIRAMQIIDELEPVRRGPYCGAIGWIGADGSMEFNVAIRTMMVKDGLVHVPVGGGIVADSEPEAEYEETMVKARAMLAALGVSPSSL; this is translated from the coding sequence ATGCCGTCTCTCTTTTCCAACCCCGGCAAGCTCGTCACCTCACCGACCGTCCGGCTGGATGGCAACGGATCCTCGCGCTGGGCCTGGCCGCAGGAGCAGGCCCGCTGGCTGATGGCCGCCGACAGCACCGGCCACGCCGAGCTGCGCTGCGGCGAGCTTTCCGAAGGTACCACCGACAATCCGCTGGAAGCGCTCTCGACGCTGCCCAACTACCTCCGTCACGCCGACCTGCCGCGTGACGCGCGGTGGATCGGCTTTCTCAGCTACGACCTGGGCCGCTGGTTCGAGAATCTGCCGACGCGGGCGATCGAACTGCCCGGCGTGCCGCTGTTCGCGTTCTCGCTGCACGGATCGGACATCCCCGGCACGCCGGTCCCGCTGCGCGCAAGCGGCCTCCGCAGCGAGCGCGCCGCCAGGCTCGCCGTCGCCCGGCAGAACTACCTCGCGGCGATCCGCCGCTGCATCGATTACATCGCCGCCGGCGACATCTTCCAGGTGAATCTCTCGCAGCGCATCCTCGCGCCGCTGCGCGAGAACCCGATCGACATCTATCGGCGGTTGCAGGAACTCACCCCTGCTTCGTTCGGCGCGTTTCTGCAGTACGGCGACTTCGCGCTGCTGTGCAATTCGCCGGAGCTGTTTTTCCGCGTCGATCCCCAGCCCGATGGCAACCGTCGTATCATCTGCCGGCCGATCAAGGGCACACGCCCCCTGCTGCCGGGCATGGACGCCGAGCTTCGCGTGAGCGCCAAAGACCAGGCCGAGCTGGCGATGATCGTCGACTTGCAGCGGAACGACCTCGGGCGCATCTGCCGCATCGGTTCGGTCAAGGTTTCGCAGGCGCGGACGATCGAGGCACACCCGACGGTCTATCACGGCGTGGCGACCATCGAGGGAACGCTGCGGCCGGACGTCACCTTCGTGGACATCCTGCGGGCGATGTTCCCCTGCGGCAGCGTGACGGGGTGCCCGAAGATCCGCGCGATGCAGATCATCGACGAGCTCGAACCCGTCCGCCGCGGCCCGTATTGCGGCGCGATCGGATGGATCGGCGCTGACGGGTCGATGGAGTTCAATGTCGCCATCCGCACGATGATGGTGAAGGACGGCCTGGTGCACGTGCCCGTCGGCGGCGGAATTGTCGCCGACTCCGAACCCGAAGCCGAGTACGAAGAGACGATGGTCAAGGCGCGGGCCATGCTGGCGGCGCTGGGCGTGTCGCCTTCATCACTTTGA
- a CDS encoding Nif3-like dinuclear metal center hexameric protein: MPTVADLVAALESIAPTRYAESWDNVGLLVGDPAQDLTRVMLTIDYTPAVACEAAGEKCDAVIAYHPPIFKPLLSRVTASGASAAVFDAIRRGVAIYSPHTALDVAEGGTNDVLADALGLAERWPLKVSEDKPSQYKLVTFVPETSLEKVSAAIFAAGAGRIGHYSACSFRTAGTGTFFGEAGSDPTVGKSGQFERVPEVKIETVVPTARVDAVVNALRAAHPYEEPAFDLNVLGAAPEGHGIGRIGDLPAPTERQAVFERIKRELELPHLLIAGPTSGSITRAAVCAGACGDLLDQAIGGGAQLYLTGEMRHHDALKAANAGLTVVCTLHSNSERATLKRLAAMLSGRLPELPMILSRKDRDPFEIL; the protein is encoded by the coding sequence ATGCCTACCGTCGCCGACCTTGTCGCCGCCCTGGAATCCATCGCCCCCACGCGCTACGCCGAGTCGTGGGACAACGTCGGCCTGCTGGTCGGCGATCCGGCGCAGGACCTGACGCGGGTGATGCTGACGATCGACTACACCCCCGCCGTCGCGTGCGAAGCGGCCGGCGAAAAGTGCGACGCCGTCATCGCCTACCACCCGCCGATCTTCAAACCATTGCTCTCCCGCGTGACGGCCAGCGGAGCGAGCGCGGCGGTTTTTGATGCCATTCGCCGGGGCGTGGCGATCTACTCGCCCCACACCGCGCTGGATGTCGCCGAAGGCGGCACGAATGACGTGCTCGCCGATGCCCTGGGGCTGGCCGAGCGCTGGCCGCTGAAGGTCAGCGAGGATAAGCCGTCGCAGTACAAGCTGGTGACGTTCGTTCCCGAGACCTCGCTCGAGAAAGTCAGCGCCGCGATCTTCGCGGCTGGTGCCGGGCGTATCGGCCATTACTCGGCGTGCAGTTTCCGCACTGCCGGCACCGGCACCTTCTTCGGCGAAGCCGGCAGCGACCCGACCGTCGGCAAGAGCGGGCAGTTCGAACGCGTGCCTGAAGTTAAAATCGAAACCGTGGTCCCGACCGCCAGGGTCGATGCGGTAGTGAATGCCCTGCGAGCCGCCCATCCCTACGAAGAGCCGGCGTTCGACCTGAATGTGCTTGGAGCTGCGCCCGAGGGGCACGGTATCGGCCGGATCGGCGACCTGCCTGCGCCGACCGAACGCCAGGCCGTCTTCGAGCGCATCAAGCGGGAACTGGAACTACCCCACCTGCTCATCGCCGGGCCGACGAGCGGTTCCATCACCCGTGCCGCCGTCTGCGCCGGTGCGTGCGGCGATCTGCTCGACCAGGCGATCGGCGGCGGCGCGCAGCTTTATCTGACCGGTGAGATGCGTCACCACGACGCCCTGAAGGCCGCCAACGCCGGGCTGACCGTCGTCTGCACGCTGCATTCCAACAGCGAGCGGGCGACGCTCAAACGGCTCGCCGCGATGCTGTCGGGCCGGCTGCCGGAACTTCCGATGATCCTGTCCCGGAAGGATCGAGATCCGTTCGAGATTCTCTGA
- a CDS encoding N-6 DNA methylase codes for MTTIDQKQLGKTLWAIADDLRGAMNADDFRDYMLAFLFLRYLSDNYEAAAKNNLKSDYPDPNAVGNGGKSPLSVWYAKNPSDVALFEKQMRQKVHYVIKPEHLWTRIAHMARTQDGELLHTLQAGFKYIENESFESTFGGLFSEINLGSEKLGRTYEARNAKLCTIIGRIAEGLAEFSTSTDTLGDAYEYLIGQFAAGSGKKAGEFYTPQPISDILSGIVTLDSQEPATGPRKRLESVMDFACGSGSLLLNVRKRMGKTGIGKIYGQENNITTYNLARMNMLLHGVKDTEFEIYHGDTLKNEWDMLREMKKPEDVLFINAAEGFVKGKRQNVLTDAHITRIVETYQHRPKLPVERYARRVAMKEIAENDFNLNISRYVSTAEDEEEIDLAKEHESLVQIDARIRKATAEHNAYLKELGLPLLP; via the coding sequence ATGACCACGATCGACCAGAAGCAACTCGGCAAAACGCTTTGGGCCATCGCCGACGACCTGCGCGGGGCGATGAACGCGGACGACTTCCGCGATTACATGCTGGCGTTCCTGTTCCTGCGCTACCTCTCGGACAATTATGAGGCGGCGGCGAAGAACAACCTGAAGAGTGACTACCCCGACCCGAATGCTGTCGGCAACGGCGGCAAGTCGCCGCTGTCGGTCTGGTACGCGAAGAACCCGAGCGACGTCGCACTGTTCGAAAAGCAGATGCGCCAGAAGGTGCACTACGTCATCAAGCCCGAGCACCTGTGGACGCGCATCGCCCACATGGCCCGCACGCAGGACGGGGAACTGCTGCACACGCTGCAGGCGGGGTTCAAGTACATCGAGAACGAATCGTTCGAGAGCACCTTCGGCGGGCTGTTCTCGGAGATCAATCTCGGATCGGAAAAGCTCGGTCGGACGTACGAGGCCCGCAACGCCAAGCTCTGCACGATCATCGGGCGCATCGCCGAGGGGTTGGCGGAGTTCTCGACGAGCACGGATACGCTGGGCGATGCGTACGAATATCTCATCGGGCAGTTCGCCGCCGGGAGCGGGAAGAAGGCGGGCGAGTTTTATACGCCCCAGCCGATCAGCGACATCCTTTCAGGGATCGTCACCCTTGACAGCCAGGAGCCCGCGACCGGCCCGCGCAAACGGCTGGAAAGCGTGATGGATTTCGCCTGCGGGTCGGGTTCATTGCTGCTGAACGTGCGGAAACGCATGGGGAAGACCGGCATCGGGAAGATCTACGGGCAGGAAAACAACATCACTACCTACAACCTGGCGCGCATGAACATGCTGCTGCACGGGGTGAAGGACACCGAGTTCGAAATCTATCACGGCGACACGCTCAAGAACGAGTGGGACATGCTGCGGGAGATGAAGAAGCCGGAGGACGTGCTGTTCATCAACGCGGCCGAGGGGTTCGTGAAGGGCAAGCGGCAGAACGTGCTCACCGATGCCCATATCACGCGGATCGTCGAAACGTACCAGCACCGGCCGAAGTTACCGGTGGAGCGATACGCCCGCCGGGTGGCGATGAAAGAGATCGCCGAGAACGATTTCAACCTGAACATCTCGCGGTACGTGAGCACAGCCGAGGACGAGGAAGAGATCGACCTGGCGAAGGAGCACGAATCGCTCGTTCAGATCGACGCCAGGATCCGCAAAGCGACCGCGGAACACAACGCATACTTGAAAGAGCTGGGGTTGCCGCTCTTGCCCTAG
- a CDS encoding PIG-L deacetylase family protein, whose amino-acid sequence MNKIALSLLAHPDDAEILCGGTLMRLADAGWEIHIATATPGDCGTMVENRWAISSIRTKEAKAAADMIGATYHCLDERDLMVVFDKPTIQKTMDLFRRVAPTLVFTHAAKDYMMDHEQVSLLARAASFGYGAPNISHHPLKPGSRVPYLYYCDPIEGIDPYGKEVEPTTFIDISAQMEKKVQMLACHASQREWLRAHHGMDEYLDSTRRHSAKRGAKIGKAAGEAFVQHLGHPYPHDDILAKIFG is encoded by the coding sequence ATGAACAAAATCGCCCTCTCCCTGCTCGCCCATCCCGACGACGCCGAGATCCTTTGCGGCGGAACGCTCATGCGACTTGCCGACGCCGGGTGGGAGATACACATCGCCACAGCCACGCCCGGCGACTGCGGGACGATGGTCGAGAACCGCTGGGCGATCAGCAGCATCCGCACGAAAGAGGCCAAGGCCGCCGCGGACATGATCGGGGCGACGTATCACTGTCTCGACGAGCGAGATCTGATGGTGGTGTTCGATAAGCCGACGATCCAGAAGACGATGGACCTGTTCCGCCGGGTGGCACCGACGCTGGTGTTCACCCATGCCGCCAAGGACTACATGATGGACCACGAGCAGGTCAGCCTGCTCGCGCGGGCGGCCAGTTTCGGGTACGGCGCGCCGAACATCTCGCACCACCCGTTGAAACCCGGCAGCCGGGTGCCGTACCTGTATTACTGCGACCCGATTGAAGGCATCGATCCGTACGGCAAAGAGGTCGAACCGACGACGTTCATCGACATCTCGGCCCAGATGGAGAAGAAGGTGCAGATGCTCGCATGCCACGCCAGCCAGCGGGAATGGCTGCGGGCGCATCACGGGATGGACGAATACCTCGACTCCACCCGCCGGCATTCGGCCAAACGGGGTGCGAAGATAGGCAAGGCGGCGGGGGAGGCGTTTGTGCAACACCTGGGCCACCCGTATCCACACGACGACATTTTGGCGAAGATATTCGGGTAA
- a CDS encoding sulfatase, with translation MTSARWMVVLVLVAPCLFPLHAPAAEAAVRPNVLFIVADDLRNELGCYGVPAVKSPNIDRLAARGVRFDRAYVQYPVCNPSRSSFLTGLRPDTTRVLDNSVKVRKNLPDVVTLPQMFKENGYFTASLGKIFHRGGTMEERNEQMDDEKSWTVSRFYQATATGLRGEGRNMTGGKLNWCRWLAADGDDEDQPDGQVARDAIKLMEEQKDKPFFLAVGFHKPHDPFIAPKKYFDLYPLDSLKPHVEPADRTKDLKIATGGGALAEAFDKFTDAERREFMRCYYAGTTFTDTQVGKVLDALERLKLADKTIVVFVGDHGYHLGEHGWWNKNTIFEYSARAPLIMALPDGRSAGKSTPAVVEFLNLFPTLADLTGVKPPAGLQGVSMRPLLENPATSWDRPAYTQVQRGKSAGRSVRTDRWRYTEWDDGKAGVELYDHQTDAGEYRNVASDPKYAAEMAKLKGIVKP, from the coding sequence GTGACATCTGCACGTTGGATGGTTGTCCTGGTACTGGTCGCCCCGTGTCTTTTTCCATTGCACGCGCCTGCCGCCGAGGCAGCCGTTCGGCCCAACGTCCTGTTCATCGTCGCCGACGACCTTCGCAACGAACTCGGTTGCTACGGCGTGCCGGCGGTGAAGTCGCCGAACATCGATCGCCTGGCCGCCCGGGGCGTGCGATTCGACCGGGCCTACGTGCAGTACCCGGTCTGCAATCCCAGCCGTTCGTCATTCCTGACCGGCCTTCGGCCGGATACCACGCGGGTGCTGGATAACTCGGTCAAGGTCCGCAAGAACCTGCCCGATGTCGTCACCCTGCCGCAGATGTTCAAAGAGAACGGCTACTTCACCGCGAGCCTGGGCAAGATTTTCCATCGCGGCGGAACGATGGAGGAGCGCAACGAGCAGATGGACGACGAAAAGTCCTGGACCGTCAGCCGGTTCTACCAGGCCACCGCGACCGGCCTGCGCGGCGAAGGTCGGAACATGACCGGAGGGAAGCTGAACTGGTGTCGCTGGCTGGCCGCCGACGGCGACGACGAAGACCAGCCCGACGGCCAGGTCGCCCGCGACGCGATCAAACTGATGGAAGAACAGAAGGACAAGCCCTTCTTCCTGGCCGTCGGGTTTCATAAGCCGCACGACCCGTTCATTGCACCGAAAAAGTACTTCGATCTCTATCCGCTGGATTCGCTCAAGCCGCATGTCGAGCCGGCGGATCGGACGAAGGACCTGAAGATCGCGACCGGCGGCGGCGCACTCGCCGAAGCATTCGACAAGTTCACCGATGCCGAACGACGGGAATTCATGCGCTGCTATTACGCAGGCACCACCTTCACCGACACGCAGGTGGGCAAGGTGCTCGATGCACTCGAACGGCTGAAGCTCGCCGACAAGACGATCGTCGTCTTCGTCGGCGATCACGGCTATCACCTCGGCGAGCACGGGTGGTGGAACAAGAACACGATCTTCGAGTACAGCGCCCGTGCCCCGCTGATCATGGCACTGCCCGACGGCCGCAGCGCCGGCAAATCGACGCCGGCAGTCGTCGAGTTTCTCAACCTGTTCCCCACGCTCGCCGACCTGACCGGCGTCAAACCGCCGGCCGGTTTGCAGGGTGTTTCCATGCGGCCGCTATTGGAGAATCCGGCGACGAGCTGGGACCGCCCGGCATACACGCAGGTGCAGCGCGGCAAGAGCGCCGGCCGCAGCGTGCGGACCGACCGCTGGCGTTACACTGAGTGGGACGACGGCAAGGCGGGCGTGGAGTTGTACGATCATCAGACCGACGCGGGTGAATATCGCAACGTCGCAAGCGATCCGAAGTACGCGGCGGAGATGGCGAAACTGAAGGGGATTGTGAAACCGTAG
- a CDS encoding aminotransferase class IV: protein MSFAWINGSFIDEESATISIRDTGLLHAAGVFTTMRAYGGSVFMLDRHLARVRESCDALFVPLQQRDEAIAAATTELLQRNGLAEARLRLTVTRGRATQDPLHGMRLEPTVLLTAAPLEPYPQEYYQKGMTVIVLDEQKLNPYDLQAGHKTLNYFSRLSALKEANRRQAGEALWFNVHNYLQCGSITNVLIVKDGRLVTPPTNEELREESIRQLTPYPKSNVLPGVTRSVVFDLAAEAGIEVVKRGVSISDLLEADEVFITNSNMGIMPVCRIERKAIGGDKPGKVTLGLMEAYAEAVAQSD, encoded by the coding sequence ATGTCATTCGCCTGGATCAACGGTTCATTCATCGACGAAGAGTCGGCAACAATCTCCATCCGCGACACCGGCCTGCTTCACGCGGCCGGCGTCTTTACGACCATGCGCGCCTACGGCGGCAGCGTGTTCATGCTCGACCGCCACTTGGCCCGGGTGCGCGAATCGTGTGACGCACTGTTCGTCCCGCTTCAGCAGCGCGACGAAGCGATCGCCGCCGCGACGACTGAACTTCTGCAGCGAAACGGCCTGGCCGAGGCACGGCTCAGGCTGACCGTCACCCGTGGCCGGGCGACACAGGATCCCCTGCACGGCATGCGGCTGGAGCCGACTGTCCTGCTGACGGCTGCCCCACTGGAGCCCTACCCGCAGGAGTATTACCAGAAGGGGATGACCGTCATCGTGCTCGATGAGCAGAAGCTCAACCCGTACGACTTGCAGGCGGGACACAAAACGCTGAACTACTTTTCGCGGCTGTCTGCCCTGAAAGAAGCTAACCGGAGGCAAGCCGGCGAGGCGCTCTGGTTTAACGTCCACAACTACCTGCAGTGCGGATCGATCACCAACGTGCTGATCGTCAAGGATGGTCGGCTCGTCACGCCACCGACGAACGAAGAGCTGCGCGAAGAGTCGATCCGCCAGTTGACGCCCTACCCGAAAAGCAACGTACTGCCCGGCGTCACCCGTAGCGTGGTGTTCGACCTGGCCGCCGAGGCGGGGATCGAAGTCGTCAAGCGGGGAGTGTCGATCAGCGATCTACTGGAAGCCGACGAGGTGTTCATCACCAACAGCAACATGGGGATCATGCCGGTCTGCCGGATCGAGCGCAAGGCGATCGGCGGGGACAAGCCGGGGAAGGTGACGCTCGGACTGATGGAAGCGTACGCCGAGGCGGTAGCTCAGAGCGATTGA
- a CDS encoding 6-phosphogluconolactonase, whose product MARPITLLSTLKGSLLEKFFPTGWNLRKMDQCAAMSREQLLKPAKFWNKDFKPVVVKDVADMDKQMGDAIADQIEQTRKAGIPLAIILPVGPMGMYKQVIARIKASKTPCDHVTTFNMDEWADAKGNSMPGDQPGGFEHAMTHALFGPLGKLTVPKEQRNFATKRNLPAYAGKIAELKQRRARLVTVYGIGRVCHIAFWEPHLAAEFPNPSDWKRQTHKIGVALQPLTIEQNAITSFASRFTLVPCFANTIGPGLFLQSDYCIGGADGAYPAHGAQWQGMSICTTLQHGPDAWLPSTYMPTLPGRMFVVKELFGPLKPDAH is encoded by the coding sequence ATGGCACGACCCATCACGCTCCTCTCGACGCTCAAGGGCTCCCTGCTCGAGAAGTTCTTCCCCACCGGCTGGAACCTTCGCAAGATGGATCAGTGTGCCGCGATGTCGCGCGAGCAACTGCTTAAGCCGGCGAAGTTCTGGAACAAGGACTTCAAGCCCGTCGTCGTCAAAGACGTCGCCGACATGGACAAGCAGATGGGCGACGCGATCGCCGACCAGATCGAGCAGACCCGCAAGGCCGGCATTCCACTGGCGATCATCCTGCCGGTCGGGCCGATGGGCATGTACAAGCAGGTGATCGCCCGCATCAAGGCGAGCAAGACGCCCTGCGACCATGTTACCACCTTCAACATGGACGAATGGGCCGACGCCAAGGGCAACAGCATGCCCGGCGATCAGCCCGGCGGCTTCGAGCACGCGATGACCCACGCGCTCTTCGGCCCGCTCGGCAAGCTGACCGTGCCCAAAGAGCAGCGCAACTTCGCGACCAAGCGCAACCTGCCCGCCTACGCCGGCAAGATCGCCGAACTGAAACAGCGCCGCGCACGGCTGGTGACGGTCTACGGCATCGGCAGGGTGTGTCACATCGCGTTCTGGGAGCCGCACCTGGCGGCCGAGTTCCCCAACCCCTCCGACTGGAAGCGGCAGACGCACAAGATCGGCGTCGCGCTGCAGCCGCTGACCATCGAGCAGAACGCGATCACCAGTTTCGCCAGCCGATTCACGTTGGTGCCGTGCTTTGCCAACACGATCGGCCCTGGACTGTTCCTGCAGAGCGATTACTGCATCGGCGGAGCCGATGGGGCCTATCCCGCCCACGGCGCCCAATGGCAGGGGATGAGCATCTGCACCACGCTGCAACACGGCCCCGACGCCTGGCTGCCGAGCACGTATATGCCGACATTGCCGGGGCGGATGTTTGTGGTGAAAGAGCTGTTCGGGCCGTTGAAGCCGGATGCGCATTGA